CAGAACACTTAAAACAGCTGAGATAAAAGCGTCTTCAATAGCTGTAAAATAAGCACTGATTATTATATTTATTCCCATTAAAACATAAGTAAAACTATATAGATTAATTGCGTTTTTAGTTACTTCAAATAAAATCTTATCGTCTTTTATAAATATGGAGATAATTTCTTTTACAAAAATATTACAGACTAAAAAAAATAAAATTCCAAGAATTGTAACTGTTATGGAACTTATTTTCATCACCTTTTTAATTCTTTTAAAATTTTTAGCGCCAAAGTTATAACTTATAACAGGTTGTAATCCTTGGGAAAAACCTATCATTGTCATTGTGACAAGAGTAGATATATAACTTATTATCCCAAAAGCTGATACACCTTTTTCGCCAACAATATTTATGATATTGATATTAAAAGCCATAATAACTATTCCAGTGGCTATCTCTGTAAGAAATTCCGAAGAACCGTTATATAATATTTTTAGAGTCTGTGGAATATCTATTTTTACAAAAGAAAATCTTAGTTTGGTAGATTTAAGAAGTAGATAATATCCAAGTGATGCGGCAGTTCCAAATTGAGCAATTCCTGTTGCAAGTCCAGCTCCTATAATTCCCATATTGAATTTTATTATAAATAGATAATCTAAAATTATATTTAATAAAGCTCCAATTAT
The Fusobacterium perfoetens DNA segment above includes these coding regions:
- a CDS encoding MATE family efflux transporter; this translates as MGLDLSKGNLGKIILRYGLPSIATMWIFALYTIVDGFFIGKFLGANELAAVNIVMPYVNLSFALGIMIAIGGATIISISLGEKNFEKAHRVYSLSLELFMILGGFLGTIGIFFPHKIVEILGANEIILADATTYLFYLSFFTVFYLLSYGLEIFVRVDGNTLYSLVCIIIGALLNIILDYLFIIKFNMGIIGAGLATGIAQFGTAASLGYYLLLKSTKLRFSFVKIDIPQTLKILYNGSSEFLTEIATGIVIMAFNINIINIVGEKGVSAFGIISYISTLVTMTMIGFSQGLQPVISYNFGAKNFKRIKKVMKISSITVTILGILFFLVCNIFVKEIISIFIKDDKILFEVTKNAINLYSFTYVLMGINIIISAYFTAIEDAFISAVLSVLRGMIFVNILLFTLPKFLGINGIWLTSPINEFLSMIVSIGVFLTLGVKKIRQTP